Proteins from a single region of Xiphias gladius isolate SHS-SW01 ecotype Sanya breed wild chromosome 2, ASM1685928v1, whole genome shotgun sequence:
- the slc37a3 gene encoding sugar phosphate exchanger 3 — MPPSCCGYLSQYTHHHLVAFLLTFFSYVLLHASRKTFSNVKVSISAQWTPSIQNDSAPAFSPGKTWENNRLFADEKQATLFLGALDSIFLFSYAVGLYLSGVIGDRVNLRYVLCFGLCGSAAVEFVFGTLTEWLQIYNIYLYCGLWVLNGLLQSAVWPCVVAVMGNWFGKTGRGFVFGLWSACASVGNILGAFLASSVLKYGYEYAFLVTSVVQFAGGVVVFFGLLTTPKEVGLSLESETGLSPVEKDTDSHRPLMSDEEDEVEVEVYGKRYQSVQQPDEPLPESPQAIGFLQAFCLPGVLPYSLAYACLKLVNYSFFFWLPFYLSNNYGWKEAEADRLSVWYDVGGIVGGTVQGLISDFMGKRAPVLAFSLALAMGALVGYSRSPNDQLINAVLLAATGFFIGGPSNMISSAISADLGRQDALRGSQEALATVTGIVDGTGSIGAAGGQYLVSLIESKLGWMCVFYFFIVMTGGSIVFITPLLLRELRAMWRDRRALRRQL; from the exons ATGCCTCCCTCGTGCTGTGGCTACCTGTCACAGTACACTCATCATCATCTGGTTGccttcctcctcaccttcttTAG CTATGTGTTGCTGCATGCATCACGGAAGACATTCAGCAATGTGAAAGTGAGCATCTCAGCCCAGTGGACCCCATCCATCCAGAATGATAGTGCACCTGCTTTCTCCCCTGGCAAG ACATGGGAGAACAATCGTCTGTTTGCAGATGAAAAGCAGGCCACTCTGTTCCTGGGAGCTCTGGactccatctttctcttttcatatgCCGTG GGCCTGTATTTGAGCGGCGTTATTGGGGACAGAGTAAACCTGCGCTATGTGCTCTGCTTCGGCCTGTGTGGCTCTGCTGCAGTG GAGTTTGTGTTTGGCACTCTGACAGAATGGCTCCAGATCTACAACATATATCTCTACTGTGGCCTATGGGTGCTGAATGGGCTGCTGCAGTCAGCCGTCTGGCCGTGCGTGGTGGCCGTCATGGGCAACTGGTTCGGCAAGACAGG GCGAGGCTTTGTGTTTGGCCTGTGGAGTGCTTGTGCCTCTGTAGGCAACATCCTGGGGGCCTTCTTAGCTTCTAGTGTGCTCAAGTATGGATACGAg TATGCCTTCCTGGTGACCTCAGTGGTGCAGTTTGCTGGTGGGGTGGTGGTGTTCTTCGGCCTGCTCACCACACCAAAAGAAGTCG GTTTGAGTTTGGAGTCCGAGACTGGACTCAGCCCAGTGGAGAAGGACACGGACAGCCATAGGCCTCTGATGAGCGACGAGGAggatgaggtggaggtggaggtgtaTGGCAAACGATACCAGTCGGTTCAGCAGCCAGATGAACCCCTTCCCGAGTCGCCTCAAGCTATCGGCTTCCTCCAGGCCTTCTGTCTGCCTGGAGTTCTACCT TATTCATTGGCTTACGCTTGTCTGAAGTTGGTGAACTACTCCTTCTTCTTTTGGCTTCCTTTCTACTTGAGCAACAACTACGGCTGGAAGGAGGCTGAGGCCGACCGCCTCTCTGTGTGGTACGATGTTGGAGGAATCGTCG GAGGAACAGTTCAGGGTCTGATCTCTGACTTCATGGGCAAGAGAGCCCCGGTGTTGGCATTCAGTCTGGCATTAGCGATGGGAGCCCTAGTGGGATACAGCC GCTCGCCTAACGACCAGCTGATAAACGCCGTGCTGTTGGCAGCCACTGGGTTCTTCATCGGTGGCCCATCCAACATGATCAGCTCCGCCATATCTGCCGACCTGGGGAGACAGGATGCTCTGAGGGGCAGTCAGGAGGCTCTGGCTACTGTTACTGGTATAGTGGATGGAACTGGAAGTATAGGAGCTGCGGGGGGACAG TACCTGGTGTCCTTGATTGAGAGCAAGCTGggctggatgtgtgtgttctaCTTCTTCATCGTCATG acAGGGGGTAGCATTGTGTTCATCACACCCTTGCTCCTCAGAGAACTGCGTGCCATGTGGAGAGACAGACGAGCGCTGCGACGCCAGCTGTGA
- the cdkn1d gene encoding cyclin-dependent kinase inhibitor 1D, whose product MEMASSSTSTVELAKASDSELSRLGGIEALKLKVGPVRRNLFGPVDHQQLQQDFQRLLCMSVELANKRWNFDFQTDMPGEGSNIEWEELRCQDVPAFYRSGIVRPVARSEVGMTKGMRRMSSSSGEGSPMSSSSSGFGDEYLEVTTRGCYRLQRPGKRRQSTITDFFKVKKRRLLHYKASSRQ is encoded by the exons ATGGAAATGGCCTCCTCATCAACATCAACCGTAGAACTAGCTAAAGCATCTGACTCAGAGCTCTCCCGCCTGGGGGGGATCGAGGCCTTGAAGTTGAAGGTGGGGCCGGTACGGAGGAATCTCTTTGGGCCCGTGGACCACCAGCAGCTACAGCAGGACTTCCAGAGGCTGCTCTGCATGAGCGTGGAGCTGGCCAACAAGCGGTGGAACTTCGATTTCCAGACTGACATGCCAGGAGAGGGCTCCAACATCGAGTGGGAGGAGCTCAGGTGCCAGGATGTGCCGGCATTTTACCGCAGTGGCATAGTGAGGCCAGTTGCACGGTCTGAAGTCGGGATGACGAAGGGAATGAGGCGGATGTCGTCTTCATCAGGCGAGGGTTCCCCAATGTCCAGTAGCTCATCTGGGTTTGGGGATGAGTACCTGGAAGTGACCACAAGGGGATGCTACAGGCTGCAACGGCCAGGGAAACGTAGACAGTCCACCATCACAG ATTTCTTCaaggtgaagaagaggaggcttCTGCATTACAAAGCATCTTCCCGGCAGTAG